One window from the genome of Erwinia sorbitola encodes:
- the glnB gene encoding nitrogen regulatory protein P-II, translating to MKKIDAIIKPFKLDDVREALAEVGITGMTVTEVKGFGRQKGHTELYRGAEYMVDFLPKVKIEIVIADDIVDTCVDTIMRTAQTGKIGDGKIFVFDVARVVRIRTGEEDEEAI from the coding sequence ATGAAAAAGATTGATGCAATTATCAAACCGTTCAAACTGGATGATGTGCGTGAAGCGCTGGCGGAAGTCGGCATCACCGGGATGACCGTGACTGAAGTGAAAGGCTTTGGTCGTCAGAAAGGCCACACCGAGCTGTATCGTGGCGCAGAGTACATGGTCGATTTTCTGCCAAAAGTGAAAATTGAAATTGTCATCGCGGACGATATCGTTGATACCTGCGTCGACACCATTATGCGTACGGCGCAAACGGGTAAAATTGGCGACGGCAAAATCTTCGTATTCGACGTTGCGCGTGTGGTACGTATCCGTACTGGCGAAGAAGACGAAGAAGCGATCTGA
- a CDS encoding HAMP domain-containing sensor histidine kinase, producing MAFLLVLLPLLVLAWQAWESLSALSDRAADTNRTTLTDVRRSEAMARTALELERSYRQYCVLDDPMLARLYQTQRSRYSQMLDAHAPVLPDIRTWQILRQNLTQLSQIKCQNSSPVSAAADQLEAFSAANSQLVKATREVVFSRGLQLQREIAERGQYFGWQALILFLLSLGLVVLFTRMIIGPVKAVERMINRLGEGRPLGNSLAFKGPREIRSLGQRILWLSERLAWLESQRHEFLRHISHELKTPLASMREGTELLADEVVGALTPDQKEVVSILNDSSRHLQTLIEQLLDYNRKLADGPVALEDVQLRPLIDSLVAAHSLTARAKQLHISIDLQADSCRAEPTLLLRAIDNLYSNAVHYGAESGNIWIRSRQQGNRVVIEVANTGTPVPAAERAMIFEPFFQGNLQRKGAVKGSGLGLSIAKDCLRRLQGDLQLIDSPDADVCFRIELNTTAGK from the coding sequence ATGGCGTTTTTACTGGTGTTGTTACCGTTGCTGGTACTGGCATGGCAGGCATGGGAAAGCCTGTCGGCGCTCAGTGACCGCGCGGCAGATACTAACCGCACCACGCTCACCGATGTCCGTCGCAGCGAAGCCATGGCACGTACGGCGCTGGAGCTGGAGCGTAGCTACCGTCAGTACTGTGTGCTGGATGACCCGATGCTGGCGCGCCTTTACCAGACTCAGCGCAGCCGTTACTCACAAATGCTGGATGCTCATGCACCGGTGCTGCCTGATATCCGTACCTGGCAGATCCTGCGTCAGAATCTTACTCAACTCAGCCAGATAAAGTGCCAAAACAGCAGCCCGGTGTCCGCAGCGGCCGATCAGCTGGAGGCATTCTCTGCCGCCAACAGCCAGCTGGTAAAGGCGACGCGTGAAGTGGTGTTCTCTCGCGGGCTGCAATTGCAGCGTGAAATTGCTGAACGCGGTCAGTATTTTGGCTGGCAGGCACTGATCCTCTTTCTGCTCAGTCTCGGGCTGGTAGTGCTGTTTACCCGGATGATTATCGGCCCGGTAAAAGCAGTAGAGCGCATGATCAACCGTCTGGGAGAAGGGCGGCCCCTGGGGAACAGCCTGGCGTTTAAAGGCCCACGTGAGATCCGTTCACTCGGGCAGCGCATTCTCTGGCTCAGTGAGCGCCTGGCCTGGCTGGAGTCGCAACGGCATGAGTTTCTGCGGCATATTTCCCACGAGTTAAAAACACCGCTGGCCAGTATGCGCGAGGGCACCGAACTCCTGGCTGACGAGGTGGTTGGGGCGCTGACGCCTGATCAGAAAGAGGTGGTCAGCATTCTTAACGACAGCAGCCGCCATCTGCAAACGCTGATCGAACAACTGCTGGACTATAATCGCAAGCTGGCCGATGGCCCGGTGGCGCTGGAAGACGTTCAGCTACGGCCCCTTATTGATTCACTGGTTGCCGCACACAGCCTTACCGCACGCGCCAAACAGCTGCATATCAGCATTGATCTTCAGGCAGACAGCTGCCGCGCAGAACCGACTTTGTTGCTGAGGGCAATCGATAATCTTTACTCCAATGCGGTACACTATGGCGCTGAGTCCGGGAATATCTGGATCCGCAGCAGGCAGCAGGGAAACCGCGTGGTGATCGAAGTTGCAAATACCGGAACGCCTGTTCCTGCCGCTGAACGGGCGATGATCTTTGAGCCATTCTTCCAGGGCAACCTGCAACGTAAGGGAGCGGTAAAGGGGAGCGGGCTGGGGCTGAGTATTGCGAAAGACTGCCTGCGCAGGCTACAGGGGGATCTGCAACTGATTGACAGCCCAGATGCTGATGTCTGCTTCCGCATCGAATTAAACACCACCGCCGGGAAGTAA
- the qseG gene encoding two-component system QseEF-associated lipoprotein QseG, with protein sequence MQTSRFSAALPHGRLGRFTGAIILALGLLGCSQQPSQKVTSRTDSSLSEPDVKIVDYQLVSCQHIWAFDDVAATGNPLYWLRTIDCGVRLSPADARAEARRWPLDDWQSAFKQAVLLNNGNVTPVERRQYLSRLDGYSYDYPASVRPLMMLWREGQGSLLQLSEERTRYAHLQESSDGQLDALRQHQIVLKNELAITRRKLDTLTDIERRLSSRRSPDAADTSSHGNEKNSAADNSSQDDANP encoded by the coding sequence ATGCAAACATCACGTTTTTCTGCCGCACTGCCACACGGGCGTTTGGGCAGATTTACCGGCGCCATCATCCTGGCGCTTGGGCTGCTGGGCTGTAGCCAGCAGCCGTCACAGAAAGTGACAAGCCGCACGGATAGTTCGTTAAGTGAACCTGACGTCAAAATCGTCGATTATCAGCTGGTCTCCTGCCAGCATATCTGGGCATTTGACGATGTCGCTGCCACGGGTAACCCACTCTACTGGCTGCGTACTATTGACTGCGGCGTTCGGCTTTCACCGGCGGATGCCCGTGCTGAAGCACGACGCTGGCCGCTGGATGACTGGCAGAGCGCCTTTAAACAGGCAGTATTATTGAATAACGGCAATGTCACTCCGGTGGAGCGCCGTCAATACCTGAGCAGACTGGATGGTTACAGCTATGATTATCCGGCGTCTGTCCGCCCGTTAATGATGCTGTGGCGTGAAGGGCAAGGCTCACTATTACAGCTCTCCGAAGAACGTACGCGCTATGCACATCTCCAGGAGAGCAGCGACGGCCAGCTGGACGCGCTACGCCAGCATCAAATCGTCCTGAAAAACGAGCTGGCGATCACCCGGCGTAAGCTTGATACGCTGACGGATATTGAGCGCAGACTCTCGTCGCGCCGCTCCCCGGATGCCGCCGATACCAGCAGCCACGGCAATGAAAAAAACAGCGCGGCTGATAACTCGTCACAGGATGATGCAAACCCATGA
- the glrR gene encoding two-component system response regulator GlrR, whose amino-acid sequence MIKKSARLLLVDDDPSLLKLLGMRLTSEGFSITTAESGPEALRVLNRDTIDLVISDLRMDEMDGMALFAEIQKLQPGMPVIILTAHGSIPDAVAATQQGVFSFLTKPVDRDALYKAIDEALAHRAPTSDEAWRESIVTRSPVMLRLLEQARMVAQSDVSVLINGQSGTGKEVLAQAIHAASPRAGNAFIAINCGALPEQLLESELFGHAKGAFTGAVSSREGLFQAAEGGTLFLDEIGDMPQALQVKLLRVLQERKVRPLGSNRDLDINVRIISATHRDLPKAMEKKEFREDLFYRLNVVNLKIPALHERAEDIPLLANHLLKQSAERHKPFVRSFSIDAMRRLIAASWPGNVRQLVNVIEQCVALTSAPVIGEALVDQALAGENTALPTFAEARNQFELNYLRKLLQMTKGNVTNAARLAGRNRTEFYKLLSRHELDAADFKE is encoded by the coding sequence ATGATCAAAAAGTCGGCCCGGCTGCTGTTAGTAGATGATGATCCCAGCCTGTTGAAACTGCTGGGGATGCGCCTCACCAGCGAAGGATTCAGTATCACTACGGCAGAAAGCGGCCCGGAAGCGCTTCGGGTGCTGAATCGCGATACCATTGACCTGGTGATTAGCGATCTGCGAATGGATGAGATGGACGGCATGGCGCTGTTTGCTGAGATCCAAAAACTCCAGCCAGGGATGCCGGTAATTATCCTTACGGCCCACGGTTCGATTCCAGATGCAGTTGCAGCGACCCAGCAGGGGGTATTCAGTTTCCTCACTAAACCGGTCGACCGCGATGCCCTCTATAAGGCTATTGATGAGGCTCTGGCCCATCGTGCGCCGACCAGCGATGAAGCCTGGCGCGAAAGCATTGTCACCCGCAGCCCGGTCATGCTGCGCCTGCTCGAACAGGCGCGAATGGTGGCGCAGTCGGATGTCAGCGTGCTGATCAACGGTCAGAGCGGCACCGGCAAAGAGGTGCTGGCACAGGCTATCCATGCGGCCAGCCCGCGAGCAGGAAATGCATTTATCGCCATAAACTGCGGGGCGCTGCCGGAACAGCTGCTGGAGTCAGAACTTTTCGGCCATGCGAAAGGGGCCTTTACCGGTGCTGTCAGCAGCCGTGAAGGGCTGTTCCAGGCCGCTGAGGGGGGCACGCTGTTCCTTGATGAAATAGGCGATATGCCGCAGGCACTGCAAGTCAAGCTGCTGCGGGTGTTGCAGGAACGCAAAGTCCGTCCCCTGGGCAGCAACCGCGACCTTGATATCAACGTGCGCATTATCTCCGCGACTCACCGCGATCTGCCCAAAGCGATGGAGAAGAAAGAGTTTCGCGAAGATCTCTTTTACCGCCTCAACGTGGTTAATTTGAAGATCCCGGCGCTGCATGAGCGTGCAGAGGATATTCCACTGCTGGCTAATCATCTGCTGAAGCAGTCGGCGGAACGGCATAAGCCTTTTGTGCGCAGCTTCTCCATTGATGCGATGCGCCGCCTGATTGCGGCCTCATGGCCGGGTAACGTCCGCCAGCTGGTCAACGTCATCGAACAGTGCGTGGCGCTGACATCGGCTCCGGTGATCGGTGAGGCGCTGGTGGATCAGGCACTGGCAGGAGAAAACACCGCGCTGCCTACTTTTGCAGAAGCGCGTAACCAGTTTGAGCTTAACTATCTGCGCAAACTGTTACAGATGACCAAAGGTAACGTGACCAATGCCGCACGGCTGGCAGGGCGCAACCGTACTGAATTCTATAAGCTGCTGTCACGCCACGAGCTGGATGCTGCCGATTTTAAAGAATAA
- the purL gene encoding phosphoribosylformylglycinamidine synthase, producing MMEILRGSPALSAFRINKLLARFQDAHLPVSDIYAEYVHFADVSASLSEDEKSRLQRLLKYGPSLAEHTPEGRLLLVTPRPGTISPWSSKATDIAHNCDLPQVVRLERGMAFYVQAPQLTEAQWGELAALLHDRMMETVFADLNQAEALFAHHQPAPLQSVDVLGEGRNALVQANIKLGLALADDEIDYLLDAFEKLGRNPNDIELYMFAQANSEHCRHKIFNADWVIDGKPQPKSLFKMIKNTFEKTPDHVLSAYKDNAAVMEGSQVGRFYADPQGHYDFHQEDAHILMKVETHNHPTAISPWPGAATGSGGEIRDEGATGRGAKPKAGLVGFSVSNLRIPGFEQPWEEDFGKPDRIVTALDIMTEGPLGGAAFNNEFGRPALNGYFRTYEERVNSHNGEELRGYHKPVMLAGGIGNIRADHVQKGEITIGAKLIVLGGPAMNIGLGGGAASSMASGQSDADLDFASVQRDNPEMERRCQEVIDRCWQLGEENPILFIHDVGAGGLSNAMPELVSDGERGGRFNLRDILNDEPGMSPLEVWCNESQERYVLAVSPDSLPLFDALCKRERAPYAVIGEATEEMHLSLSDSHFGNTPIDMPLDVLLGKTPKMTRDVTTLKVKGEALVRDGISVADAVNRVLHLPTVAEKTFLITIGDRSVTGMVARDQMVGPWQIPVANCAVTTASLDSYYGEAMALGERAPVALLDFAASGRLAVGEAITNIAATEIGPLTRIKLSANWMAAAGHPGEDAGLYEAVKAVGEELCPALGITIPVGKDSMSMKTRWQQGSEQREMTSPLSLVITAFARVEDVRKTVTPQLQTVDNALLLIDLGKGVNALGATALSQVYRQLGDKPADVRDVQQLAGFYNAIQALVADSKLLAYHDRSDGGLLVTLAEMAFTGHCGVEADIAALGSDSLAALFNEELGAVIQVAAADLAAVEQIFAAHGLADCVHVLGKAVSGDRFVITSGDSAVYSESRTTLRTWWAETTWQMQRLRDNPNCADQEHEAKKDDRDPGLNVALTFKPQEDIAAPYIASGARPKVAVLREQGVNSHVEMAAAFHRAGFDAVDVHMSDLLAGRRGLDDVQALVACGGFSYGDVLGAGEGWAKSILFNARVRDEFETFFHRPQTLALGVCNGCQMMSNLRELIPGSEEWPRFVRNQSERFEARFSLVEVAASPSLLLDGMVGSRMPIAVSHGEGFVEVRSDAHLAQLESKGLVALRFVDNFGKVTQQYPANPNGSPNGITAVTNESGRVTIMMPHPERVYRTVSNSWHPAEWGEDSPWMRIFRNARKQLG from the coding sequence ATGATGGAAATTCTGCGTGGTTCGCCCGCTCTGTCGGCATTTCGTATTAACAAACTGCTGGCCCGCTTTCAGGATGCTCACCTGCCGGTGAGTGACATTTACGCTGAGTATGTCCATTTTGCTGATGTCAGCGCGTCACTGAGCGAGGATGAAAAATCCCGCTTGCAGCGTCTGCTGAAATACGGCCCCTCTCTCGCTGAACATACCCCGGAAGGCCGCCTGCTGCTGGTAACGCCGCGCCCCGGAACTATTTCGCCGTGGTCTTCAAAAGCGACAGATATCGCCCATAATTGTGACCTGCCGCAGGTCGTGCGCCTTGAGCGCGGTATGGCCTTCTATGTACAGGCACCACAGCTTACTGAAGCACAGTGGGGGGAACTGGCTGCACTGCTTCATGATCGCATGATGGAAACCGTTTTTGCAGACCTGAATCAGGCAGAAGCACTGTTTGCTCATCATCAACCTGCTCCACTGCAAAGCGTTGATGTGCTGGGTGAAGGTCGCAACGCACTGGTTCAGGCCAATATCAAACTGGGTCTGGCACTGGCTGACGATGAAATCGACTACCTGCTGGACGCGTTTGAAAAACTCGGACGCAACCCGAACGATATCGAGCTGTATATGTTTGCTCAGGCAAACTCTGAGCACTGCCGCCACAAAATTTTCAACGCTGACTGGGTGATTGACGGTAAACCGCAGCCCAAGTCGCTGTTCAAGATGATCAAAAATACCTTTGAGAAAACCCCGGATCACGTGCTGTCTGCCTATAAAGACAACGCAGCGGTGATGGAAGGTTCTCAGGTAGGGCGCTTCTACGCAGATCCGCAGGGGCACTACGACTTCCATCAGGAAGATGCACATATTCTGATGAAGGTAGAAACTCACAACCACCCAACGGCTATTTCTCCGTGGCCTGGCGCCGCGACGGGATCCGGCGGTGAGATTCGTGATGAAGGCGCAACCGGGCGAGGCGCCAAGCCGAAAGCAGGCCTGGTGGGCTTCTCAGTATCGAACCTGCGTATTCCTGGTTTTGAACAACCATGGGAAGAGGATTTCGGTAAGCCGGATCGCATCGTAACTGCACTGGATATCATGACCGAAGGCCCTCTGGGCGGCGCAGCATTTAATAATGAATTTGGTCGTCCGGCACTGAATGGTTACTTCCGTACCTATGAAGAGCGCGTTAACAGCCACAATGGTGAGGAGCTGCGCGGCTACCACAAGCCGGTAATGCTGGCAGGCGGCATTGGCAACATCCGTGCCGATCACGTGCAGAAGGGCGAAATCACCATCGGTGCCAAACTGATTGTACTGGGCGGCCCGGCAATGAATATCGGCCTTGGCGGCGGCGCGGCTTCGTCAATGGCTTCCGGCCAGTCTGATGCCGACCTCGACTTTGCTTCCGTACAGCGTGATAACCCTGAAATGGAACGCCGTTGTCAGGAAGTTATCGACCGTTGCTGGCAGCTGGGCGAAGAGAACCCGATTCTCTTTATCCATGACGTCGGCGCGGGCGGCCTGTCCAATGCCATGCCTGAGCTGGTGAGTGATGGCGAGCGCGGCGGTCGTTTCAACCTGCGCGACATCCTTAATGATGAGCCAGGCATGAGCCCGCTGGAAGTGTGGTGTAACGAATCGCAGGAGCGTTACGTGCTGGCCGTCTCCCCGGACAGCCTGCCGCTGTTTGATGCACTGTGCAAACGCGAACGCGCGCCTTACGCCGTTATCGGTGAAGCAACCGAAGAGATGCACCTGTCGCTCTCTGACAGCCATTTCGGCAACACGCCTATTGATATGCCGCTGGACGTGCTGCTGGGTAAAACCCCGAAAATGACCCGCGACGTCACCACGCTGAAAGTGAAAGGCGAGGCGCTGGTGCGGGACGGCATCAGCGTGGCTGACGCGGTTAATCGCGTACTGCACCTGCCGACTGTTGCGGAAAAAACCTTCCTGATCACTATTGGCGACCGCTCGGTAACCGGAATGGTTGCCCGTGACCAGATGGTGGGGCCGTGGCAGATCCCGGTGGCGAACTGTGCGGTGACTACCGCCAGCCTCGATAGCTACTACGGTGAGGCGATGGCGCTGGGTGAACGTGCCCCGGTTGCGCTGCTGGACTTTGCTGCTTCCGGCCGTCTGGCCGTGGGTGAGGCGATTACCAACATCGCGGCAACTGAGATTGGCCCGCTGACGCGTATCAAGCTTTCCGCTAACTGGATGGCTGCTGCTGGTCACCCGGGGGAAGATGCCGGCCTGTATGAAGCGGTGAAAGCGGTGGGTGAAGAGCTGTGTCCGGCGCTGGGTATCACTATTCCGGTTGGCAAAGACTCTATGTCGATGAAAACCCGTTGGCAGCAGGGAAGTGAACAGCGTGAGATGACCTCTCCACTGTCGCTGGTGATCACCGCGTTTGCCCGCGTGGAAGACGTGCGTAAAACCGTTACTCCGCAGCTCCAGACGGTGGATAACGCCCTGCTGCTGATTGACCTTGGTAAAGGTGTTAACGCACTTGGTGCCACTGCGCTGTCGCAGGTTTACCGTCAGCTGGGTGATAAGCCTGCCGATGTGCGCGATGTACAGCAGCTGGCTGGCTTCTACAATGCTATTCAGGCGCTGGTGGCTGACAGCAAACTGCTGGCCTATCACGACCGTTCAGACGGCGGCCTGCTGGTTACGCTGGCAGAGATGGCCTTTACCGGCCACTGTGGTGTGGAAGCGGACATTGCAGCGCTGGGCAGCGATAGCCTGGCCGCACTGTTTAACGAAGAGCTGGGCGCGGTTATTCAGGTGGCAGCGGCCGATCTCGCCGCCGTTGAGCAGATCTTTGCTGCGCACGGTCTCGCCGATTGTGTCCACGTACTCGGCAAAGCGGTGTCAGGGGATCGCTTCGTTATTACTTCCGGTGATTCTGCCGTGTACAGCGAAAGTCGTACCACCCTGCGTACCTGGTGGGCAGAAACCACCTGGCAGATGCAGCGCCTGCGTGATAACCCGAATTGCGCCGATCAGGAGCATGAAGCGAAGAAAGACGATCGCGATCCGGGCCTGAATGTCGCGCTGACCTTTAAGCCGCAGGAAGATATCGCCGCGCCATACATTGCCAGCGGTGCCCGCCCGAAAGTGGCGGTGCTGCGTGAGCAGGGCGTTAACTCCCACGTTGAAATGGCAGCCGCCTTCCATCGTGCCGGATTTGATGCAGTAGATGTGCATATGAGTGACCTGCTGGCGGGGCGTCGCGGTCTGGATGACGTGCAGGCGCTGGTTGCCTGTGGTGGCTTCTCTTACGGTGATGTGCTGGGTGCAGGTGAAGGCTGGGCGAAATCAATTCTGTTTAACGCCCGCGTACGCGATGAGTTCGAAACCTTCTTCCACCGTCCACAGACGCTGGCGCTGGGCGTGTGTAACGGCTGCCAGATGATGTCTAACCTGCGTGAGCTGATCCCGGGTAGCGAAGAGTGGCCACGCTTTGTACGTAACCAGTCCGAGCGCTTCGAGGCGCGTTTCAGTCTGGTTGAAGTGGCAGCCAGCCCTTCACTGCTGCTGGATGGCATGGTGGGTTCACGGATGCCTATCGCCGTATCGCATGGGGAAGGTTTTGTGGAAGTTCGTAGCGATGCTCATCTGGCACAGCTGGAAAGCAAAGGTCTGGTAGCGCTGCGCTTCGTGGATAACTTCGGTAAAGTGACTCAGCAGTACCCGGCAAACCCGAACGGCTCCCCGAACGGTATAACCGCTGTTACCAATGAAAGCGGCCGGGTCACCATCATGATGCCGCATCCTGAGCGTGTATACCGCACCGTGAGTAACTCCTGGCACCCGGCAGAGTGGGGCGAGGACAGCCCGTGGATGCGCATCTTCCGCAATGCGCGTAAACAGCTCGGCTAA
- the hmpA gene encoding NO-inducible flavohemoprotein, producing MLDSKTIATVKSTIPAVAALGPRLTSHFYHRMFSHNPELKDIFNMSNQSTGNQPEALFNAVCAYASNLDNLAALGPAVEKIAQKHTSFAIRPDQYPIVGKHLLASIDEMLQPGEEVMQAWSKAYDVLAGIFIQREEQIYEEVEEKTGGWRGGNREFVISEVVPQSSVIKSFILTPVDGKPVVDYKAGQYLAIWVKDPSFKNQEIRQYSLTRTPNGRDYRIAVRHEEGGVMSSWLHQQHAGKHIHLAPPAGDFFLDVTPQTPVTLISGGVGLTPVLAMLGQLAKDKHPAVVQWLHATENGATHAFAAEVAALGAKLPNFWQHVWYNHPHPQDEGKYDQRGLMNLLPLESRVSDPAMQFYICGPVAFMAEEEKRLIELGVAKERIHYEVFGPHKAL from the coding sequence ATGCTGGACAGCAAAACTATTGCCACCGTTAAGTCGACTATTCCCGCCGTTGCGGCATTAGGCCCACGTCTCACCTCGCATTTTTATCATCGGATGTTTAGTCACAATCCCGAGCTGAAAGATATCTTTAATATGAGTAACCAGAGCACGGGTAACCAGCCGGAAGCGCTGTTTAACGCTGTCTGCGCCTATGCCAGCAACCTCGATAATCTGGCCGCTCTCGGCCCTGCGGTAGAGAAAATTGCCCAAAAACACACCAGTTTTGCTATTCGCCCCGATCAGTATCCAATCGTAGGTAAGCATCTGTTGGCAAGTATTGATGAAATGCTGCAACCGGGCGAAGAAGTTATGCAGGCCTGGAGTAAGGCTTACGACGTGCTGGCGGGGATTTTTATTCAGCGCGAAGAGCAGATTTATGAAGAAGTGGAAGAAAAAACCGGCGGCTGGCGCGGTGGCAATCGTGAGTTTGTGATCAGCGAAGTTGTCCCGCAAAGCTCAGTCATCAAAAGCTTTATCCTGACCCCTGTCGATGGCAAACCGGTGGTGGATTATAAAGCCGGACAATATCTGGCGATATGGGTAAAAGATCCCAGCTTTAAGAACCAGGAGATTCGTCAATACTCATTGACGCGCACGCCAAATGGTCGCGATTACCGTATCGCAGTGCGTCATGAGGAAGGCGGCGTGATGTCGAGCTGGTTGCACCAGCAGCATGCTGGTAAACATATTCATCTGGCACCACCCGCAGGGGATTTCTTCCTGGATGTTACTCCGCAAACCCCTGTAACGCTGATTTCTGGCGGAGTAGGCCTGACGCCAGTGCTGGCGATGCTCGGTCAGCTGGCAAAAGATAAGCATCCGGCTGTCGTGCAGTGGTTACATGCCACTGAAAATGGCGCAACCCATGCTTTTGCAGCAGAAGTCGCCGCACTTGGCGCGAAGCTGCCGAATTTCTGGCAGCACGTCTGGTATAACCACCCACATCCGCAGGATGAAGGGAAATATGACCAGCGCGGGCTGATGAACTTACTGCCGCTGGAGTCTCGCGTCAGCGATCCGGCCATGCAATTTTATATTTGTGGCCCGGTGGCCTTTATGGCAGAAGAAGAAAAACGCCTGATTGAGCTGGGCGTGGCGAAAGAACGCATTCATTACGAAGTGTTTGGCCCGCATAAGGCGTTGTAA